One Amycolatopsis thermophila DNA segment encodes these proteins:
- the pqqB gene encoding pyrroloquinoline quinone biosynthesis protein PqqB: MVLLRVLGSAAGGGSPQWNCGCPVCAAVRSGAGPARTQSSAAVSAEGRRWFLINASPDVRTQIEAFPALRPREDRTTPIEGVLLTDAELDHTLGLLLLREARDGLVVYATPAVHKTLRAGSGLWRILERYCPVAWRAVVPGADMPLAEGLSCRAFDVPTTKRTRFGPGLDDGRVVGYRFTDVRSGRTLVYLPGVQALTPAVCAEIRGCHCLLIDGTCWRDDELVRLGVAGRTSREMGHLPIDGPDGSLVQLPALGAGRAIFLHLNNTNPIVLPDTPERRIVEDRGVEVAVDGLEVEV; encoded by the coding sequence ATGGTGTTGCTGCGGGTGCTGGGCTCGGCCGCGGGAGGTGGCTCCCCGCAATGGAACTGCGGCTGCCCCGTGTGCGCCGCGGTCCGGTCCGGCGCCGGCCCGGCACGCACCCAGTCCTCGGCCGCGGTCAGCGCCGAGGGCCGGCGGTGGTTCCTGATCAACGCCTCGCCGGACGTGCGCACCCAGATCGAGGCGTTCCCCGCGCTGCGCCCGCGCGAGGACCGGACGACGCCGATCGAGGGGGTGCTACTCACCGACGCCGAGCTGGACCACACGCTCGGCCTGCTGTTGCTCCGCGAAGCCCGCGACGGCCTGGTGGTGTACGCCACCCCGGCGGTCCACAAGACGCTGCGTGCGGGCTCGGGGCTGTGGCGGATCCTCGAGCGTTATTGCCCGGTGGCGTGGCGGGCGGTGGTCCCCGGCGCCGACATGCCCCTGGCCGAGGGACTGTCCTGCCGCGCGTTCGACGTGCCCACCACGAAGCGGACCCGGTTCGGCCCCGGCCTGGACGACGGCCGTGTCGTGGGCTACCGGTTCACGGACGTGCGCAGCGGGCGGACGCTGGTGTACCTGCCGGGGGTGCAGGCGCTCACGCCGGCGGTGTGCGCGGAGATCCGGGGCTGCCACTGCCTGCTGATCGACGGGACCTGCTGGCGTGACGACGAGCTGGTACGGCTCGGTGTGGCCGGCAGAACGTCCCGGGAGATGGGCCACCTGCCGATCGACGGGCCGGACGGCAGCCTGGTGCAGCTGCCCGCGCTCGGTGCCGGGCGGGCGATCTTCCTGCACCTGAACAACACCAACCCGATCGTGCTGCCGGACACGCCCGAGCGGCGCATCGTGGAGGACCGTGGCGTGGAGGTGGCCGTGGACGGCCTCGAGGTCGAGGTGTAG
- the pqqA gene encoding pyrroloquinoline quinone precursor peptide PqqA has translation MESQLGAWETPEFEEIAVAPEVTMYVAQMED, from the coding sequence GTGGAGTCTCAGCTCGGTGCGTGGGAGACGCCTGAATTCGAGGAGATCGCAGTCGCGCCGGAAGTGACGATGTACGTCGCTCAGATGGAGGACTAG
- a CDS encoding PQQ-dependent dehydrogenase, methanol/ethanol family yields the protein MTVEYVDAGEAIDQGRLSGKVAGGEIAPPVVRDVNYERILNARSEPQNWLTYYGAYNGQRYSPLDQINTENVNRLGPAWVFQAGTTGLIAGASTYSFEAAPIVVDGVMFLSGWDGWVWALDAKTGVEIWRYKHAVPFDVSLCCGNVNRGVAVAAGKVFVVTANAHVLALDATTGKKVWDQTYGDVRAGESATVAPLVVKDKVIVGSSGGEFGVRGHLDAFNLETGEHQWRCYTVPKPGEPGSDTWPADGEAWARGGANCWITGTFDPETNLLYVGTGNPAPDFDGAVREGDNLYTDSIIAVDVDSGQIRWHYQCTPHDVWDYDSIGECILFESDGRKLLGHFDKNGYFFVLDRTNGALVQITPFVDRITWGAITRDGQVTAKVYPDEEGVPVHFYPGPAGAKEWTHAAYSPRTELFYVPVQDVGATATRRRREFKESIPYWGAGVQVDIEDMTGSISAFDATGEEKWRWRNELPMCASVLVTGGDLVFAGEPSGEFNALDARTGELLWQFQCGSGHHSNPTTYMVDGRQYVAVPVGWGAWSEGFLPGMLGAGHGSALIVFALPETS from the coding sequence ATGACCGTCGAATACGTCGACGCGGGCGAGGCCATCGACCAGGGCCGGCTCAGCGGCAAGGTCGCGGGTGGCGAAATCGCGCCGCCGGTGGTCCGCGACGTCAATTACGAGCGCATTCTGAACGCGCGGTCGGAACCGCAGAACTGGCTCACCTACTACGGCGCCTACAACGGGCAGCGCTACAGCCCCCTGGACCAGATCAACACGGAGAACGTCAACCGCCTCGGCCCCGCGTGGGTCTTCCAGGCCGGCACGACCGGGCTCATCGCGGGCGCGTCGACCTACTCGTTCGAGGCCGCCCCGATCGTGGTCGACGGGGTCATGTTCCTCTCCGGGTGGGACGGCTGGGTCTGGGCCCTCGACGCGAAGACGGGTGTCGAGATCTGGCGGTACAAGCACGCGGTCCCCTTCGACGTGTCGCTGTGCTGCGGGAACGTCAACCGCGGGGTCGCGGTGGCCGCCGGGAAGGTCTTCGTCGTCACGGCCAACGCCCATGTGCTCGCGCTCGACGCCACCACGGGCAAGAAGGTGTGGGACCAGACCTACGGTGACGTGCGCGCCGGGGAGAGCGCCACGGTCGCCCCACTCGTGGTGAAGGACAAGGTCATCGTCGGCAGCTCCGGCGGGGAGTTCGGGGTGCGCGGCCACCTGGACGCGTTCAACCTCGAGACCGGCGAGCACCAGTGGCGCTGCTACACGGTCCCGAAGCCCGGGGAGCCGGGCTCGGACACCTGGCCCGCCGACGGCGAGGCGTGGGCTCGCGGGGGCGCGAACTGCTGGATCACCGGCACCTTCGACCCGGAGACCAACCTGTTGTACGTGGGGACCGGCAACCCGGCGCCCGACTTCGACGGCGCAGTCCGTGAGGGCGACAACCTCTACACCGACAGCATCATCGCCGTCGACGTCGATTCCGGACAGATCCGCTGGCACTACCAGTGCACGCCGCACGACGTCTGGGACTACGACAGCATCGGCGAGTGCATCCTGTTCGAGTCGGACGGGCGCAAGCTGCTCGGGCACTTCGACAAGAACGGCTACTTCTTCGTCTTGGACCGCACGAACGGCGCGCTGGTCCAGATCACCCCGTTCGTGGACCGGATCACCTGGGGGGCGATCACGCGGGACGGCCAGGTGACGGCGAAGGTGTATCCCGACGAGGAGGGCGTGCCGGTTCACTTCTACCCCGGACCGGCCGGTGCCAAGGAATGGACCCACGCGGCCTACAGCCCCCGGACCGAGCTCTTCTACGTCCCCGTCCAGGACGTCGGGGCCACCGCCACCCGGCGGCGGCGGGAGTTCAAGGAGAGCATTCCGTACTGGGGCGCCGGTGTTCAGGTGGACATCGAGGACATGACGGGGAGCATCAGCGCGTTCGACGCCACCGGTGAGGAGAAGTGGCGCTGGCGCAACGAGCTCCCGATGTGCGCCTCGGTGCTGGTCACCGGCGGTGATCTGGTGTTCGCCGGCGAACCGTCCGGGGAGTTCAACGCGCTCGACGCCCGGACCGGGGAGCTGTTGTGGCAGTTCCAGTGCGGAAGCGGTCACCACAGCAACCCGACGACCTACATGGTCGACGGCAGGCAGTACGTCGCGGTGCCGGTCGGATGGGGCGCTTGGTCGGAGGGGTTCCTCCCGGGCATGCTCGGCGCCGGCCACGGAAGCGCGCTGATCGTGTTCGCCCTCCCGGAAACGTCGTAG
- a CDS encoding MSMEG_3727 family PQQ-associated protein, with the protein MTTAQERADLLDELGLDAQNKAALGQVLGTGTIGQATERADGSMEATVRIRPDEISWDPSILVLPHGGDLELELVNDDLNTHCALLPSNGDRKFIWLVNHSKGKAKLNLDGPGYYWFSSPTGNDEGRGLTGAIVVLGDVPPEARLDRPDQPRP; encoded by the coding sequence ATGACCACCGCGCAGGAGCGCGCCGACCTGTTGGACGAACTCGGGCTGGATGCGCAGAACAAGGCGGCATTGGGTCAGGTGCTGGGGACCGGAACCATCGGGCAGGCCACGGAGAGGGCCGATGGAAGCATGGAGGCGACCGTCCGGATCCGGCCCGACGAGATCAGCTGGGATCCTTCGATCCTGGTGCTGCCCCACGGCGGCGATCTCGAGCTCGAGCTCGTCAACGACGACCTCAACACGCATTGCGCGCTCCTGCCGAGCAATGGTGACCGCAAATTCATCTGGCTGGTCAACCATTCGAAAGGAAAGGCGAAGCTCAATCTCGACGGCCCCGGCTACTACTGGTTCAGTTCCCCCACCGGTAACGACGAGGGCCGCGGATTGACCGGTGCGATCGTCGTGCTCGGCGACGTGCCACCGGAGGCCCGCCTAGACCGTCCCGACCAGCCCCGGCCTTAG